From one Rhodoferax sp. PAMC 29310 genomic stretch:
- the soxA gene encoding sulfur oxidation c-type cytochrome SoxA: MLADGNPAELFEAKGEELWKSKRGPKAATLEQCNLGKGPGVVKGAFVELPRWFADTAKVQDLESRLLTCMENFQGFDAKAIANTPFGKGEQANMSALVAWISAESKGMRFNLPQAHAQEQKNYELGKRAFYYRGGSHDFSCASCHGESDKRIRMQDLPNLTGNPGDGVGFAAWPAYRLSNGQLWGMQQRLNDCFRQQRFPYPGFASDVTIALGVFMGVNAKGAESVAPALKR, encoded by the coding sequence ATGTTGGCCGACGGCAACCCCGCTGAGCTCTTTGAGGCCAAGGGGGAGGAGTTGTGGAAGTCCAAACGGGGTCCGAAAGCCGCCACCCTGGAGCAATGCAACCTGGGCAAGGGACCGGGCGTCGTCAAGGGGGCCTTCGTGGAGTTGCCACGCTGGTTCGCGGACACCGCCAAGGTGCAAGACCTGGAGTCCCGGCTGTTGACCTGCATGGAGAACTTTCAAGGCTTTGATGCCAAAGCCATAGCCAACACGCCATTCGGAAAAGGCGAGCAGGCCAATATGTCTGCGCTGGTGGCCTGGATTTCCGCCGAGTCCAAAGGCATGCGTTTCAATCTGCCACAAGCCCATGCGCAAGAGCAAAAGAACTACGAACTGGGCAAGCGTGCGTTTTATTACCGCGGCGGCTCGCATGACTTTTCTTGTGCGTCCTGCCACGGTGAGTCGGACAAACGCATTCGCATGCAAGATCTGCCAAACCTCACTGGAAACCCGGGCGACGGGGTTGGCTTTGCCGCCTGGCCCGCCTACCGGCTGAGCAACGGGCAGCTGTGGGGCATGCAGCAGCGCCTGAACGACTGCTTCCGCCAGCAACGCTTTCCTTACCCTGGTTTCGCCTCGGATGTCACCATTGCCTTGGGTGTCTTCATGGGCGTCAACGCGAAAGGTGCAGAGTCTGTTGCACCTGCCCTCAAACGCTAA
- the soxX gene encoding sulfur oxidation c-type cytochrome SoxX, which translates to MKSKTFVWGAAAIVLAGCASVAPAPDYGAMVSEMMRNSFRDEGIAKTDRLVQDPANAACSQAMGADLPADVASSIEKDAMKTVRFPADGKFIGDWREGEKLAQNGRGMTWTDKSTATSANGGNCLNCHQVTKEEISFGTIGPSLYQFGKNRGVTDVQSAEARPIVEYTWGKIYNPRATNACSNMPRFGHAGLLDETQMKDLMALLLDPKSPVNQ; encoded by the coding sequence ATGAAATCAAAAACTTTTGTTTGGGGTGCGGCGGCTATCGTGCTGGCTGGTTGTGCCTCCGTGGCGCCCGCGCCTGACTATGGCGCCATGGTTTCCGAAATGATGCGCAACTCGTTCCGCGATGAAGGCATCGCCAAGACCGATCGTTTGGTGCAAGACCCTGCCAACGCGGCCTGTTCTCAGGCGATGGGGGCAGACTTGCCCGCAGACGTGGCGAGCTCGATCGAGAAGGACGCGATGAAAACCGTTCGCTTTCCGGCAGACGGGAAATTCATTGGCGACTGGCGCGAAGGAGAGAAGTTGGCGCAAAACGGTCGCGGCATGACCTGGACCGATAAATCCACCGCAACCAGTGCCAATGGTGGAAACTGCCTGAATTGCCACCAGGTCACCAAGGAGGAAATCTCGTTTGGAACGATTGGACCCAGTCTCTACCAGTTCGGCAAAAACCGCGGCGTGACCGATGTGCAAAGCGCTGAGGCACGTCCCATAGTCGAATACACCTGGGGCAAGATCTACAACCCCCGGGCGACCAATGCTTGCTCTAACATGCCTCGGTTTGGCCACGCAGGCTTGCTGGATGAGACTCAGATGAAAGACTTGATGGCGCTGTTGCTGGACCCCAAGTCGCCCGTCAACCAATAA
- the soxB gene encoding thiosulfohydrolase SoxB → MNLSKREFIQLLGAASAAGLPLSRFANADAATAQKGLYDIPSFGNVSLLHMTDCHAQLMPIHFREPSVNMGVGDMRGQLPHLVGDNLLKAAGIWPGTAQAHAFTNIDFAKAARRYGKVGGFAHLATLVKQLKGSRPGALLLDGGDTWQGSATSLWTQAQDMVDASKLLGVDVMTGHWEFTYGMERVKEIVEKDFAGSIDFIAQNIKTNDFGDPVFKPYILRQINGVSVAIIGQAFPYTPIANPRYMVADWTFGIQDDNLQKMVDEVRAKGAKLVVVLSHNGMDVDLKMASRVRGVDAIFGGHTHDGVPIAVPVSNAGGKTLVTNAGSNGKFLAVMDFEVGSSGVSDFRYRLLPVFSNQIPADPAMTALIEKIRLPYASQLAEKLAVTDGLLYRRGNFNGSWDQLVCDALMDVQGADIALSPGFRWGTTLLPGDTITRELMMDQLAITYPYATLTTMTGEAIKTILEDVADNLFNPDPYYQQGGDMVRVGGLSYTCEPTQKMGQRITRLTVAGKPLEASKTYKVAGWAPVAEAARTAPGNKPIWDVVETWLKSQPGGHVKARTINTPTLLGMAGNPGLARS, encoded by the coding sequence ATGAACCTTTCCAAACGTGAATTCATCCAGTTGCTGGGCGCTGCCTCAGCGGCGGGCCTGCCGCTGAGTCGTTTTGCCAATGCCGATGCGGCCACGGCACAGAAGGGCTTGTACGACATTCCGTCGTTTGGCAATGTGTCGCTGCTGCACATGACGGACTGCCATGCGCAGCTCATGCCCATTCACTTTCGTGAACCCAGCGTGAACATGGGCGTAGGTGACATGCGGGGCCAACTGCCGCACCTTGTGGGGGACAACCTGCTGAAGGCGGCCGGTATCTGGCCTGGCACGGCCCAAGCCCATGCTTTCACGAACATCGACTTTGCCAAAGCGGCTCGCCGCTACGGCAAGGTCGGTGGTTTCGCCCATCTTGCGACCTTGGTCAAGCAGCTCAAAGGCAGTCGCCCCGGTGCTTTGTTGCTTGATGGCGGCGACACTTGGCAGGGATCGGCCACGTCGTTGTGGACCCAGGCGCAAGACATGGTTGATGCCTCCAAGCTGCTGGGCGTGGACGTGATGACCGGGCATTGGGAGTTCACCTACGGCATGGAGCGCGTCAAGGAAATTGTCGAAAAAGACTTTGCCGGCTCGATTGACTTTATTGCCCAGAACATCAAGACCAATGACTTTGGCGACCCGGTATTCAAACCCTATATCCTGCGCCAGATCAACGGTGTCTCGGTTGCCATCATTGGACAGGCCTTTCCCTACACGCCGATTGCCAACCCTCGCTACATGGTGGCAGACTGGACCTTCGGCATTCAGGACGACAACCTGCAAAAGATGGTTGACGAGGTCCGTGCCAAGGGCGCGAAACTTGTTGTCGTGCTGTCGCACAACGGCATGGATGTCGATCTGAAAATGGCATCGCGCGTGCGTGGTGTGGATGCCATTTTTGGCGGCCACACCCATGACGGTGTACCCATTGCCGTGCCGGTTTCCAACGCGGGCGGAAAAACCTTGGTGACCAATGCAGGAAGCAATGGCAAGTTCTTGGCCGTCATGGATTTCGAGGTCGGAAGCAGCGGCGTGAGCGACTTCCGCTACCGTCTGTTGCCGGTCTTTTCCAACCAAATTCCCGCAGACCCGGCCATGACCGCGCTGATTGAAAAAATTCGGTTGCCCTACGCCAGCCAATTGGCCGAAAAGCTGGCGGTGACCGACGGCTTGCTGTACCGCCGTGGCAACTTCAATGGCAGCTGGGATCAGCTGGTGTGCGATGCGCTGATGGATGTACAGGGCGCAGACATTGCGCTGAGTCCGGGCTTCCGGTGGGGCACCACGCTGTTGCCGGGCGACACGATTACCCGGGAATTGATGATGGACCAACTGGCCATTACCTACCCGTACGCCACGCTGACCACGATGACCGGTGAGGCCATCAAGACGATCCTCGAAGATGTGGCCGACAACCTTTTCAATCCCGATCCTTATTACCAACAGGGTGGTGATATGGTACGGGTCGGCGGCCTTTCCTACACCTGTGAACCCACTCAAAAGATGGGGCAGCGCATCACCCGGTTGACGGTCGCCGGCAAGCCATTGGAGGCGTCAAAAACCTACAAGGTGGCCGGATGGGCACCGGTTGCGGAAGCGGCGCGCACGGCACCTGGCAACAAACCGATCTGGGACGTCGTTGAGACGTGGCTCAAGTCCCAGCCGGGCGGCCATGTCAAAGCCCGAACCATCAATACGCCAACCCTGTTGGGTATGGCGGGCAACCCTGGATTGGCTCGCAGCTGA
- a CDS encoding DsrE family protein, with translation MKCFRLFAVVCALLVSGVAWSQDKVVYHISETDSQALAGLRSVRNHLDTDPTAKIVVVAIGNGVDFLMEGAKDKNGSDFAGPVSALLGRGVRFEVCEITLKLRDLQREKFILDAEYTPSGVVRLTKLQLQGYAYIRP, from the coding sequence ATGAAATGCTTCAGGTTATTTGCCGTTGTGTGTGCGCTATTGGTCTCAGGCGTGGCCTGGAGCCAGGACAAGGTGGTCTATCACATCAGTGAAACAGATTCGCAGGCGCTGGCTGGCCTGCGCAGCGTGCGCAACCACCTCGATACCGATCCGACCGCAAAAATCGTGGTCGTTGCCATCGGCAATGGTGTCGACTTTTTGATGGAAGGCGCAAAAGACAAAAATGGAAGTGACTTCGCCGGACCGGTGTCTGCGCTGCTGGGACGAGGCGTGCGCTTTGAGGTGTGCGAAATCACGCTGAAATTGCGCGATCTCCAGCGCGAGAAGTTTATTTTGGACGCGGAGTACACCCCGTCGGGAGTGGTGCGGCTGACCAAGTTGCAGTTGCAAGGTTACGCCTACATACGCCCGTAA
- a CDS encoding YeeE/YedE family protein produces the protein MPLTILERGTEYLGEGPTLAVTGMVVGSLFGFLAQRSRFCLRSAVIEFSRNHGGGKLTVWLFAFSTAILATQILAQLGWFDASVSRQIAARGSLSGAAIGGALFGVGMILARGCSSRLLVLAAQGNLRSLMSGLVFAVAAQAAWTGLLAPVREIISAWWTVDGGTSRDILARSGIGHVGAIGLGLIWLIAAVVWARRQCVTTWAWAGAIGVGLTIAGAWWATYVISLVSFDPHPVQSLSFTGTSADVLSRVLFTTDKPLTFDLGLVPGVFLGAFLSAALFGELKLEGFQGGAGMRRYLIGAMCMGFGGMLAGGCAVGAGLSGTSVFTITAFTTLTAMWIAAALTDRLLDQRPAAAILDQP, from the coding sequence ATGCCACTCACGATTCTGGAGCGCGGTACCGAATACCTGGGTGAGGGACCGACGTTGGCGGTGACGGGCATGGTCGTTGGTTCACTCTTCGGTTTCTTGGCCCAGCGCTCCCGGTTTTGCCTGCGCTCTGCGGTCATAGAATTTTCACGCAACCATGGCGGTGGCAAGCTCACCGTTTGGTTGTTTGCGTTTTCCACTGCCATATTGGCCACGCAAATTCTGGCGCAGTTGGGCTGGTTTGATGCCAGCGTGTCCAGGCAGATTGCCGCACGCGGCAGCCTGTCCGGCGCGGCCATCGGTGGTGCGCTGTTTGGTGTGGGCATGATTCTGGCGCGGGGGTGTTCAAGTCGCCTGTTGGTGTTGGCCGCCCAGGGTAATTTGCGCTCGCTGATGTCCGGCTTGGTGTTCGCAGTGGCGGCTCAAGCGGCCTGGACCGGTCTTCTGGCGCCTGTGCGTGAAATTATTTCGGCGTGGTGGACGGTGGACGGCGGCACCTCCAGGGACATCCTTGCGCGCAGTGGTATCGGACACGTCGGAGCCATCGGTCTCGGCTTGATATGGCTCATCGCTGCCGTCGTGTGGGCGCGACGCCAATGCGTGACCACTTGGGCCTGGGCGGGCGCCATTGGTGTCGGACTGACCATTGCGGGCGCATGGTGGGCAACTTACGTCATCAGCCTGGTGTCGTTTGACCCGCATCCCGTTCAATCACTGAGCTTTACGGGCACCTCCGCTGACGTCCTGTCGCGCGTGCTGTTCACCACCGACAAACCGCTGACATTTGACCTGGGGCTGGTGCCTGGTGTGTTTCTGGGCGCATTCCTATCAGCCGCCTTGTTCGGCGAATTAAAGCTCGAAGGTTTCCAGGGCGGCGCGGGCATGCGTCGCTATCTGATTGGCGCCATGTGCATGGGGTTTGGCGGCATGCTCGCTGGCGGTTGTGCAGTGGGGGCCGGTTTGTCCGGCACGTCGGTTTTCACCATCACCGCCTTCACGACACTCACGGCAATGTGGATTGCCGCTGCGCTGACGGATCGCTTGTTGGACCAACGTCCGGCGGCAGCAATATTGGATCAACCATGA